The Castanea sativa cultivar Marrone di Chiusa Pesio chromosome 4, ASM4071231v1 sequence TGCTCTAATGATGTCGTATGCGTCCTTCTGTAAAGTTTGCCAGTAATATCCTGCTCTGAGCGCCTTTTCTGCTAAAGATCTTGCCCTAGCGTGATTTCCACAGATTCCCTCCTGCATCTCGCGGAGCACATAATCTGCTTCTTCTGAGCTGGCACATCTTAGATATGGGAGTGAATATCCTCGTCTATACAGCATGTCATCAACAATGACGAAGCGGCCTGCTCTGATCTGTATCTTCCTTGCTTTCGTCTTATCTTTAGGGAGCCATCCTTCTTTCAAGTAACGGACAATGAGAGTCATCCACTCATCTTGTTCTTTTATCTTCAAAACTTGTTCACCTTCTGTGCTTGGCTGCCCCTTATCTCTACACATAATTCGAGGGTCGCATTGTAGTCGTCTGACGAGGCCAATCTTGCTAGGAAGTCAACTTCTTCGTTTTTGGCCTAAGGGATTTGCACAAAGTCTAGGCTGCCAAAATGGTGTGAGAGTCGTTGGACAATCTTCAAGTACTTCTGCATCCTTTCTTCTTTGGCTTCATAATCTCCCTTCACTTCTCCAATTATTAGCTGAGAATCAACTTGGACGAAaagattctttttttctaaAGCTTTTGCTAGACTTAGCCCTTTTAGCGATGCTTCGTATTCTGCCTCATTATTCGTTGCTAGGAATTGCAATCTCACTACAACttcaatgtttctttttctggaGATATGAGCACTACCCCTGCTCCTCCTACTTTCTTCGTGGCAGACCCATTTGTTTGGACCGTCCATATTTCCATGAGAGGTTCTTCTTCCTTATAGGGATAAGTGAATTCTGTAATGAAGTCTGCTAGCACTTGGGCTTTGATTGTCATTCGAGACCGATATTCGATGTCAAATTGGCCTAACTCAATTGCCCATTGAATGAGTCGTCCTGCTGCATCTATCTTGTTCATCGTCTTTCTTATGGGTTGGTTTGTCATGACGACGATGGGGTGTGCTTGGAAGTAAGGACGAAGTTTTTTGGAGGCAACCACTAATGTGAAAGCTATCCTTTCCATCTGAGGGTAACTTGCCTCTACTCCCTAGAATGCCTGGCTGGTATAATAGACTGGCTTCTGGACGTTCCCTTCTTCTTTGATCAATGTCAAAATTACTACAATGTTGGATACTACTAAGTAGAGGTACAACTTCTCTCCCATCACCAAAGGGCTTAATAGAGGTGGCTTCATCAAATACTCCTTCAACTTTGCAAGGGCTTCCTCGCATACGTAAGTCCACTAAAAGGcttttttcaatactttgaagaATAGCATGCACTTGTCCATTGCCCTAGAGACGAATTTGTTTAGGGGTGCAACCTTTCCTGTCAAGATCTGCA is a genomic window containing:
- the LOC142632911 gene encoding uncharacterized protein LOC142632911, which gives rise to MCRDKGQPSTEGEQVLKIKEQDEWMTLIVRYLKEGWLPKDKTKARKIQIRAGRFVIVDDMLYRRGYSLPYLRCASSEEADYVLREMQEGICGNHARARSLAEKALRAGYYWQTLQKDAYDIIRACDKCQRFANV